From a region of the Acidobacteriota bacterium genome:
- a CDS encoding fused MFS/spermidine synthase, with protein sequence MSVWLFAGTLFLSAALLFTVQPMFARLVLPYLGGAPSVWTTCVLFYQSALLGGYLYAHLLVERLRLRRQVLVHLALILVVLLILPPAIPEGWTPPTAASPVPALLGLLAMTIGVPFFAISSTAPLLQRWFASTAHQASGDPYFLYAASNAGSLLALVAYPVAIDPAFGLAAQTRLWSVGVASLALLVAACAWMVFRGGALVAVSEVAPEGDGGGEPGGPVRWTLLALVPSSLMLSVTTYMTTDIAAIPLLWVVPLGLYLLTFIIAFGRRRRVSDRVMAWLLPLAVLAPMASVLANATRPAWIWIPLHLVGLFVAGLACHQRLAASRPAPSRLTGFYLWLSFGGALGGVLNVVVAPWIFSLPTEYPLGLVAACLLASPAAPRRLADLRRRDVVWPVVLGAVALALFGVTRATAQPMDTFAGIALVFAPPLVLCVLWWPWPVRFAGGLAVLLLVGGAVDRLEGRVLATERNFFGVQRVLDDSASEYRLLMHGSTIHGVQALAPERRREPLSYFTRSGPVGQVFETLLGENGHARVAVLGLGGGTLACYARPGHEWTFFEIDAAVVRLARDEGHFTYLRECAPSAQVLLGDARLTLARLAPEVRYDLIVFDAFSSDSIPVHLVTREAMELYVSRLAPGGVLLVNLSNWYLDLVPVLGRLAHEVSLHGFVRADRDITRDEWAAGRFPSEWAVFALDASRLATLAADGRWRGLDRGAGRVWTDDYANVLAAFRWRR encoded by the coding sequence GTGAGCGTCTGGCTGTTCGCGGGCACGCTGTTTCTGAGCGCCGCGCTGCTCTTCACCGTGCAGCCCATGTTTGCCCGGCTCGTGTTGCCCTACCTGGGCGGGGCCCCGTCGGTGTGGACGACCTGCGTGCTCTTCTATCAGTCGGCGCTGCTCGGCGGCTACCTGTACGCCCATCTGCTCGTCGAGCGGCTCCGCCTGCGCCGCCAGGTGCTGGTGCATCTCGCCCTGATCCTGGTCGTGCTGCTGATCCTGCCCCCGGCCATTCCCGAGGGGTGGACACCCCCGACGGCCGCCAGCCCGGTCCCGGCGCTGCTCGGGCTGCTCGCAATGACGATCGGCGTGCCGTTTTTCGCCATCTCGTCGACGGCGCCGCTGCTCCAGCGCTGGTTCGCGTCAACGGCCCACCAGGCGTCGGGCGACCCCTATTTCCTCTACGCCGCGAGCAACGCCGGCAGCCTGTTGGCGCTCGTTGCGTACCCGGTGGCGATCGATCCCGCCTTCGGTCTCGCGGCGCAGACCCGGTTGTGGTCGGTGGGCGTCGCGTCGCTCGCGCTGCTCGTCGCGGCGTGCGCGTGGATGGTGTTTCGTGGCGGGGCTCTGGTCGCGGTGTCCGAGGTGGCGCCGGAGGGCGACGGCGGCGGGGAGCCTGGCGGGCCGGTCCGCTGGACCCTGCTGGCGCTCGTCCCGTCGAGCCTGATGCTCTCCGTGACGACGTACATGACGACCGACATCGCGGCCATTCCGCTGTTGTGGGTCGTGCCGCTGGGGCTCTACCTGCTCACGTTCATCATCGCGTTCGGCCGCCGCCGCCGGGTGAGCGATCGGGTCATGGCCTGGCTCCTGCCGCTGGCCGTGCTCGCGCCCATGGCCTCAGTGCTCGCGAATGCCACGCGTCCGGCGTGGATCTGGATTCCGCTGCACCTCGTCGGGCTCTTCGTCGCGGGCCTCGCCTGCCACCAGCGGCTCGCCGCGAGCCGGCCCGCGCCGTCGAGGCTGACCGGCTTTTATCTCTGGTTGTCGTTCGGCGGGGCGCTCGGTGGCGTGCTCAACGTCGTCGTGGCGCCCTGGATCTTCTCGCTGCCGACGGAGTACCCGCTGGGTCTCGTGGCAGCGTGCCTGCTGGCCTCGCCCGCGGCGCCGCGCCGCCTCGCCGACCTCCGGCGCCGCGACGTGGTCTGGCCCGTCGTGCTCGGGGCCGTGGCGCTCGCGCTCTTTGGCGTGACACGGGCGACCGCCCAGCCGATGGACACCTTCGCGGGCATCGCCCTGGTCTTCGCTCCGCCCCTCGTGTTGTGCGTGCTGTGGTGGCCGTGGCCGGTCCGGTTCGCCGGCGGCCTGGCGGTGCTGCTGCTGGTGGGTGGGGCGGTCGACCGCCTCGAGGGCCGGGTGCTCGCGACCGAGCGCAACTTCTTCGGCGTCCAGCGGGTACTCGACGACAGCGCCAGCGAGTACCGTCTGCTCATGCACGGCTCGACGATTCACGGGGTCCAGGCACTCGCGCCGGAGCGACGGCGGGAGCCGCTCAGCTACTTCACGCGGTCGGGCCCCGTGGGGCAGGTCTTCGAGACGCTGCTCGGCGAGAACGGACACGCCCGGGTGGCGGTGCTCGGCCTCGGCGGCGGCACGCTCGCCTGCTACGCCCGGCCGGGCCACGAGTGGACGTTCTTCGAGATCGACGCGGCCGTCGTCCGGCTGGCGCGCGACGAGGGGCACTTCACCTATCTGCGGGAGTGCGCGCCGAGTGCGCAGGTGCTGCTCGGCGATGCCCGGTTGACGCTCGCAAGGCTCGCCCCCGAGGTGCGGTACGACCTGATCGTCTTCGACGCGTTCAGTTCCGACTCCATCCCCGTGCACCTCGTGACGCGGGAGGCGATGGAGCTGTACGTGTCGCGGCTCGCACCCGGTGGGGTGCTGCTCGTGAACCTCTCGAACTGGTACCTCGACCTCGTGCCCGTGCTCGGGCGGCTGGCGCACGAGGTCTCGCTGCACGGGTTCGTGCGTGCCGACCGCGACATCACGCGCGACGAGTGGGCGGCCGGGCGGTTTCCGTCGGAGTGGGCGGTGTTCGCCCTCGATGCGTCCCGGCTCGCTACGCTCGCCGCCGACGGCCGGTGGCGCGGTCTCGATCGGGGCGCCGGGCGGGTGTGGACCGATGATTACGCCAACGTGCTGGCAGCGTTCCGCTGGCGCAGATGA